The DNA window GTGAACGGCTTCGGTCAGCGCGGCCGGCGGCGCGTCCTTCAGCAGATAGCCGCTCGCGCCGGCCTCGATCGCCTCGAGGATGTCGACGTCGTTGTCGTAGTTCGTGAGCACCAGGACCGCGGGCGGCCTCGGCAGCCGCCGCAGCCGCCGGGTCGCCTCCGCACCCGAGATGCCTTCCGCGAACCGCAGGTCCATGGTGACGACGTCGACGGGCGGCCTCGCGGTCTGCACCTGGACGATCGCATCGAGCGCGAGTCCGACCTCGCCGGTGATCTCGATGTCCGGGTCACCGGCGAGTACGGCGCGGAGCCCGGACCGCACGATCGGGTGGTCGTCGGCGATCAGCACGCGGATCATGACCGCAGTCCTCGTCCCGGATCGCCGGGCGGCACCGGGACCTGCACGGAGACGAGCGTGCCCTCCCCCGGCTCGCCGACCACGGCGAGGTAGCCGCCGAGCTCGGCGGCGCGAGCGCGCATCCCCGATATGCCGAAGGACCCGTCCGGCATTCCGCCCGGCGCGAGGACGCGGTCGCTGTCGAACCCGCGCCCGTCGTCGCCGATCTCGAGCAGGACGTCGTCCTCGCCGTATTGCAGGACGACGGTCGCCG is part of the Cumulibacter manganitolerans genome and encodes:
- a CDS encoding response regulator, coding for MIRVLIADDHPIVRSGLRAVLAGDPDIEITGEVGLALDAIVQVQTARPPVDVVTMDLRFAEGISGAEATRRLRRLPRPPAVLVLTNYDNDVDILEAIEAGASGYLLKDAPPAALTEAVHAAAQGRVVLAPIVADRLKQRQSRPDVALTEREREVLALVAAGLSNREIGAQLHLSQPTIKSHLAHVYGKLGVSSRTAALARARELGMLR